In Aspergillus flavus chromosome 3, complete sequence, one genomic interval encodes:
- a CDS encoding putative MFS transporter, with amino-acid sequence MAESTHKTKRIISVVAGTLVALACGTNYAYSAWAPQFAERMKISATQSNFIGVAGNLGMYASGVPLGLLTDARGPRLTTFIGAVALGVGYYPIYIAYEHGKGSLSVGVLSFFSFLTGLGSCSAFSASIKTAATNFPDHRGTATAFPLAAFGLSAFFWSNVSSFIFKDDTGRFLLLLALGTFFFNFVSIPLLRLMPPAKAYTALSRDRSPGVESTRLHRTKSSDLRYVPEESDEAGMQSSTAFESHSPMHVRSQSGASINSHSANHNPDLDETSSLVSKSTPRQSREDDHEEEDDALLDVGVGSPHPDIRGLAMLPKVEFWQLFLTMALLSGIGLMTINNIGNSAKALWKYYDDSASSRFIQKRQVMHVSVLSFGNFIGRLSSGIGSDLLVKKLDMSRFWCLFISAVVFTVTQLAGAAISNPHQLIVVSGFTGVAYGFLFGVFPSLVAHTFGIGGLSQNWGVMTLAPVLSGNVFNLLYGSIYDRHSVVGPDGDRDCPDGLGCYRTAYYTTFFSGVAGVIVCLWSILRERRVHGAIRKKIEHDRLA; translated from the exons ATGGCTGAGTCAACTCATAAAACCAAGCGCATTATATCCGTGGTTGCGGGCACACTAGTAGCCCTGGCCTGTGGGACCAAT TATGCGTACTCAGCATGGGCGCCACAATTTGCGGAACGAATGAAGATCTCGGCAACCCAGAGCAACTTTATT GGCGTGGCTGGAAATTTGGGAATGTACGCATCGGGGGTTCCGTTGGGATTGTTAACTGATGCTCGAGGTCCACGACTCACAACTTTTATTGGTGCTGTGGCCCTCGGTGTAGGCTACTatcctatatatatag CCTATGAGCACGGAAAGGGCTCGCTCAGTGTTGGCGTGttatcctttttctcattccTTACTGGCCTCGGAAGTTGCTCCGCCTTCTCGGCTTCAATCAAGACAG CCGCGACGAACTTCCCCGATCATCGGGGGACAGCGACAGCCTTCCCCCTGGCAGCTTTTGGACTGAGCGCTTTTTTCTGGTCTAACGTCTCATCTTTCATATTCAAGGATGATACTGGTCGGTTCCTTCTTTTGCTGGCACTGGGGActtttttcttcaacttcgtCTCCATTCCCCTTCTTCGGCTTATGCCCCCGGCTAAAGCGTACACGGCATTATCACGGGATCGATCGCCAGGAGTAGAGTCCACTCGACTGCATAGGACGAAGTCCTCTGATTTGCGTTATGTGCCAGAAGAGTCTGATGAAGCAGGTATGCAGAGTTCTACAGCTTTTGAATCCCACTCCCCGATGCATGTAAGATCGCAATCTGGCGCGTCGATCAACTCCCACTCTGCCAATCACAATCCCGACTTGGATGAAACGTCATCGTTGGTATCCAAAAGCACCCCAAGGCAATCTCGGGAGGATGAccatgaggaggaagatgatgctcTCCTTGATGTTGGCGTCGGCTCACCTCACCCAGACATTAGAGGCTTGGCGATGCTGCCCAAAGTAGAGTTCTGGCAGCTTTTCTTGACGATGGCTCTACTTTCTGGAATCGGTTTGATGACGATCAA CAACATTGGCAACAGC GCCAAAGCATTGTGGAAATACTACGACGATAGTGCTAGCTCCAGATTCATCCAAAAGAGACAAGTCATGCATGTGTCCGTCCTATCATTTGGCAATTTCATCGGCCGACTCTCCAGTG GAATTGGATCGGATCTGCTAGTCAAGAAACTTGACATGTCACGTTTCTGGTGCCTATTCATCTCCGCAGTTGTATTCACCGTAACCCAACTGGCAGGAGCCGCGATATCCAACCCACACCAGTTGATCGTCGTATCAGGATTCACGGGCGTCGCATACGGATTCCTCTTCGGTGTTTTCCCGTCCCTGGTAGCTCACACATTCGGTATCGGAGGCCTCTCCCAAAACTGGGGCGTGATGACCCTCGCCCCCGTTCTGAGCGGAAACGTCTTTAACCTGCTGTACGGCAGCATCTACGACCGACACTCTGTTGTCGGTCCAGATGGAGACCGGGACTGCCCCGACGGCTTGGGCTGCTACCGGACGGCATACTATACTACATTCTTTTCAGGAGTCGCTGGCGTCATCGTATGCTTGTGGAGTATCCTGCGTGAGAGGCGGGTCCACGGCGCGATTCGCAAGAAGATCGAACACGACCGTCTTGCTTGA